The following proteins come from a genomic window of Macaca thibetana thibetana isolate TM-01 chromosome 15, ASM2454274v1, whole genome shotgun sequence:
- the RCL1 gene encoding RNA 3'-terminal phosphate cyclase-like protein isoform X3, with product MTSLTPGCRYSVRVSPQMANRIVDSARSILNKFIPDIYIYTDHMKGVNSGKSPGFGLSLVAETTSGTFLSAELASNPQGQGAAVLPEDLGRNCAWLLLEEIYRGGCVDSTNQSLALLLMTLGQQDVSKVLLGPLSPYTIEFLRHLKSFFQIMFKIETKPCGEELKGGDKVLMTCVGIGFSNLSKTLK from the exons ATGACATCCTTAACTCCAGGCTGCAGGTACTCTGTACGTGTGTCACCTCAGATGGCGAACCGGATTGTGGATTCTGCAAGGAGCATCCTCAACAAATTCATACCTGATATCTATATTTACACAGATCACATGAAAGGAGTCAACTCTGGGAA GTCTCCAGGCTTTGGGTTGTCACTGGTTGCTGAGACCACCAGTGGCACCTTCCTCAGTGCCGAACTGGCCTCCAACCCCCAGGGCCAGGGAGCAGCAGTACTTCCAGAGGACCTTGGCAGGAACTGTGCCTGGCTGCTGCTGGAGGAAATCTATAGG GGTGGATGTGTAGATTCAACCAACCAAAGCCTGGCACTACTACTCATGACCCTTGGACAGCAGGATGTTTCCAAAGTCCTGCTAGGCCCTCTGTCTCCCTACAC gaTAGAATTTTTGCGGCATTTGAAGAGCTTTTTCCAGATTATGTTTAAAATTGAAACCAAGCCATGTGGTGAAGAACTCAAGGGCGGGGATAAAGTGCTGATGACCTGTGTTGGCATTGGTTTCTCCAACCTTAGCAAGACCCTCAAGTGA